The genomic region TGCTCCGGAGACCGAGAGCCAGTTCGAGTTTTCACTGACGGGTTTGTTTTCCGGTCTGGGCGGCATCTGGCAGCCTTTCCTGCTGGGGTGCTTCATTCTGGGCGTGGTTTCTTCGTCCGCCGGTTATTTCGGCATCCAGTATTTCTGGCGGCAGCACACGCTCAAGAGATGGAAAGAGCGAAAGCAAAGAAGGGCGGCGCTGGCGGAAAAATACCCCGCTCCCAAGGAAGAGCGGAAAACCGAGGCGCGCGATCCTTTCCGTGCTCGGGATTTCAGCTAACGATGACGCCGTCTTCCATGTGCAGCACCTTGCCCATTCTGGAAGCCAGTTCGTGATCGTGAGTCACCACCAGTAAGCTGACGTTAAGCTCCTGGTTCAGTTCCAGCATCAATTGATACACCTGATCGGCCGTCTTGCTGTCCAGATTGCCGGTCGGTTCGTCCGCCAGAATCAAACCCGGATGGTTGATCAGCGCCCTTGCCACCGCGGCCCGTTGCCTTTCGCCGCCGGATATTTCGCCCGGCTTGTGTTCCATGCGATGGCCGAGGCCCACCCGATGCAACAGCTTGCCGGCGCGTTCGCGCGCCGTCTTGACCGATGTTCCGGCGATCAGCAAGGGCATGGCCACGTTTTCCAGCACGGTAAATTCACCGAGCAGATGATGCGATTGATAAACAAAGCCCAAAGAGGCATTTCTCAATTTGGCCAGTCTGCTCGGACCGACTTTCTGGAGATCGACGTTATCCAGCACGATCTGTCCGCCGGTGGGTTTTTCCAGACCGCCGAGCAAATGGAGCAGGGTGCTTTTGCCCGATCCGGAAGCGCCCATGATCGCAATGCGTTCGCCCCTGCCGATGGTCAGATTGACGCCTTTCAATACCTCGACGTTGAGCGGACCCTGCATGTAACGTTTGGTGAGTTGCCGGCATTGCAGCATAGGAGGGTTATTCATATCTGAGTACTTCCGCGGGATTGACTTTGGCGGCCTGCCAGGCCGGGTAAATCGTTGCCAGCAGCGACAGAACAAAAGCCATGCCGGCGATCGTGTAGACGTCCGACCAGACCAGCTTGGAAGGCAGTTGGCTGATGTAATAAACGTCGGCCGGCATGAAATTAACGTGAAAAAATTCTTCGATGCGTTTGACGATGGCGTCGGCGTTCAAGGCCAATAAAATGCCGCCCACGGTGCCGATGACGGTGCCGACCACGCCGATGACGGTGCCGAGAACGATAAAAATGCCCATCACCGAGACGGAAGTCAGGCCCTGGGTTTTTAAAATGGCGATGTCTCCGCGTTTGTCGGTCACCACCATGACCAGGGTCGATACGATGTTGAACGCGGCCACGGCGACAATGAGCAGCAGGATGATGAACATGACCGTCTTTTCGGTTCTGATCGCCTTGAAGAAGTTGCTGTGTGCCTGGGTCCAGTCGCTGACCCGGTAATCGTCATAAAGCGCCGTCGCCAGTTCGCGGGTGATTTTCGGCGCATTGAACAAATCGTCCAGTTTGATCCGGAGGCCCGACACGGCGCCGTCCATACGGAACAGTTTGGCGGCATCGTCAATGTGGATGAGGGCCATGTTGCGGTCGTATTCGTACATGCCGACCTGAAAAACGCCGACCACGGTAAACCGCCGCATTCTGGGAATGACCCCGGCCGGGGTCGAATTGATTTGCGGACTGATTACGGTGACTTTGTCGCCCAGGACGACGCCGAGGTAACCGGCCAGCTCCGCGCCCAGGACAATGCCGTACTGACCGGGCACCAGATCGGACAGGTGCCCCGCGATCATTTTGGCACCGACTTCCGACACTCTCGATTCATATTCGGGCGAAATGCCGTTCACCAACGTGCCGCTGACGCGCCGTTCGGCGTTGATCATGACCTGACCGGTGATGAATGGCGCGGTACCCTCGATATGAGGAAAGTTTTTCAGTCTGTTCTCGGCTTCGGGCCAGTCGTACAGCTCGCCATATTTTCCGGTGACGGTGGCGTGAGCCGTCATGCCGAGAATGCGTTCCCGCAATTCGGCTTCGAAACCGTTCATGACCGACAGGACCGTGATCAAAGCCGTTACCCCCAGCGCTATGCCGAGGACGGAGGTCAGGGTGATAAAAGAAATGAACTGAGTGCGGCGCTTGGCTCGCGTATAACGCAAGCCGATATAAAAAATCAGAGGTTTAAACATGAAGTGGAAGGTCGGCTGAAAATGTCAGGATTTTTTGCAGTTGGGGCAAAAACCGTATAAATAGAGGCTGTGATCGGTCAGTTGATAACCCATCCTTTGGGCAATTTCTTTCTGCCGGTTTTCGATGATTTCATCGGTAAATTCATCCACCTTGCCGCATTTCATACACATGATGTGATCGTGGTGATCGCCTTTGGCCAGTTCGAATACGGAATTACCCCCTTCAAAATGATGACGGGTTACCAACCCGGCCGCTTCAAACTGGGTCAGGACGCGATAAACCGTCGCCAGGCCGATTTCCTCGTGCTCGCTCAACAGAATTTTGTAAACTTGTTCTGCGGTGAGATGATGTTCGTCGACCTGGTTTTCCAGAATTTGCAAAATTTTAACGCGAGGCAAAGTCACCTTAAGACCTGCATTTCTAATATCGTGCGTTTCCACTTTTAATCTCCGGGTTATGCGCCGGGTCCGGCAGTTGTCTTTGGATTGCACATTGTAGCCTTTTTTGGCCGTGATGGGCACGGCTGTTTTATAAATCGGGGAGAAGCGAGCGATCCCTTCCGATAACGACCCGCGATCCCGAACCGAAAGCCGATCGTCCGTTTCCGGACGCATGGCCCGTGCTTGTCCGGCTCGGATGCGATATTATAAAGTCCCATAGGATAATTGCTTAACATCGGGTATGATTTCAAGATTTTAATCAATTTGCAGCTTTTTAATGAGTAAGTTTTTTCGTTTTTTAAGTGCCGTGGCCGGTTTGTCGGCGGTGTCCTGCTCGCCCATTTTGAATAATCTGCCTGGGGTATACACCATCAATGTTCAGCAAGGGAATATTATCGATCAATCGATGGTCGACCAGTTGCGGCCCAACATGACGAAACGGCAGGTGCTCTATATCATGGGCTCTCCGATGTTGAACGACGTCTTCCATCCGGACCGCTGGGATTATATCTACTCGAATCAGCCGGGCGGCGAGCCGCGGCAGGAAAAGAAAGTCACCCTGATATTCGACGGGGACAACATCGTGGGCATCCAGGGAGACTTCAGGCCGAGCAGCCAGCCGGTGGTCAAGGTGTCCGAGGAAACGACGGTCGAAGTGCCCAAACGCGAGGTCGAAAAAACCTTGTGGGAAATGTTGACCGGTCTTTTTGGATTGGATGAAACGCCTGCTCCGGAGGCGGCGCCCGCATCGGAAAAGGGCGATAATGCAGCCGCACCGGCATCGGAAAAGGACTCGGCTTCGAATCCCGATCAACCGGAGGTATCGCCTTAAACCCGTGACTTTTCTTCTATCCAATACTCTTGAACATCTTTTTGGCCCGTCATTCCCGGCCGGTTCTATCCGCCTTCAAGAGAGAAGGCCGCAGCAATAAAGCCTTTCTGCCATGAGCGACACGTTATTTTACATCCACGATCCGATGTGCAGTTGGTGTTATGCGTTTCAGCCCGCGCTGTTCGCTTTGAAAAACCATCTGCCTTGTTCCGTCCGGCTCGAGAAACGGGTGGGCGGGCTGGCTCCCGACACGACGACGGTGATGCCCCAGGATCTGCAGGAGCGCATACGGCAGACCTGGCGCCGAATCGAACGGACCGTTCCCGGAATTCGCTTCAATGACGACTTCTGGATGTTGAATACGCCAATCCGCTCGACTTATCCGGCCTGCCGGGCGGTTCTGGCCGCGGCACGGCAAGGCGCTGAGTATGAAGACGCCATGATCCTTGCCATTCAAACCGCTTATTACCGGCAAGCCAAAAATCCTGCGCTGTTTTCGGTGCTTCAGGAATGCGCCGCCGCTATCTCGCTGCATCCGGACCGGTTCGTACAGGATATGGCCAGTGAAAGTTTGGACAAGGAGTTACAGGATCAAATCGGCCAGGCCAGACGGTGGGGTGTTACGACCTATCCGTCGCTGCGGCTGCAGCACGGAAAACGCATCGTGCCGATCGCCGTGAATTATCTCGATTATCAAGCCATGCTCGATGACATCGGGCAGGTGGCGGAATCTTGATGTGGCCGGTAAAATAGAGCCGGATACCCTGAAATCGTAGGTCAAAGCATCGGCAAGCCGGCGTCTGACTGTCCGGAATTTCACTTCTGATTGAGTTTTTCCGATCGCCGTGACCTTCGATCCACGCCTGAAAATCATCATTTTTTTGACCGTGGCCGCCACCGCCGGATTGTTCGGCCTGGCCGATCCGATTGCCCAGGATCCTGCTTATCACCGCTTCGCGGATCGGCGCGCGGCGTTGGGTATTGCCAACTTTCTCAATGTGATTTCCAATGGGCCTTTCGTAGTGATCGGGTATAAGGGCATGCGCCTGATCGCGGCGCACGAAAACAACCGGCCGCTCGGCTCCCTGACGGCGCTCTATTTCGGTTTTTTTGCCGGCATCTTTCTTATCGGTTGCGGTTCGGCCTATTACCACTCCCATCCGGACAATCAAACCCTGGTGTGGGATCGGCTGCCGATCACTGTCGCGATGACGTCTTTTTTCTGCGTTCTGATCGGGGAGTACGTTTCGGCACGAAGCGCCCGGCAGTTGTTCATCCCCTTGCTGATCCTGGGATTGGTCTCGGTCGCTTACTGGTACATCACCGAACTGAGCGGCCACGGCGATCTGCGCCTTTATGCGCTGGTTCAGTTTTTACCGGTCATCCTGGCGCCGGTCATTCTTCGGCTGTTTAACTCGGCCGAGCTTCATCCTCGCGTTGTCTGGGGATTGCTGGGAACGTTCGCGGCGGCTAAAATCGCCGAACATCTGGATGCGGAAATTTACAGTCTTTTGGGCTGGGTCAGCGGCCACACGCTCAAACACCTGGGCATGGCGGCCGGGATCTGGATCGTTTACCGCGAGCTGCGGAAGCGAAAAGACGAAGCGGGAACCGCCCCGCTTCGCCGGTGAGTTTTACACCAATAATTTGAAAAAACTCTTGGGAGCCCCGCATATCGGGCATTCCCAGTCCTCAGGAATATCTTCCCAACGGGTTCCCGGAGCGATACCGCTGTCCGGATCGCCTTTTTCTTCATCGTAGATGTGCTCGCATTCCATGCAGTAGTATTTCTTGTAATCCGACATTCTGATTCCTCATAAATGATGTTTTGTGAAAAGGGTGAATATTGAGCGTTGGTCTTATCCTGACCGGCTTCGGCAGCTCTGTTGCCGGCGGACAGGAAAAACCGCCTTCTCAACCCAGTTTGACCTGACGTCCCAGTGCGGCGGATTGCATGGCGGCCACCAGCAGCTCGCAGTTGCTTCTGGCATCTTCCAGCGAAAGCGCCGGTTCGGATCGGTTCAGGACGCACCGGCTGAAATGTTCGATTTCCAGCCGGAAATGGTTTTCGGGCGGCATCCGCTCTTCGCATTGCCGGCCGTCTTCGGTCCACCAGGAGATGACCGGAATATCGCCCGGCAATTGCCAGACCGTATGGCATTTAATTCCGCCTTTGGTTCCAATAATTTCGTATTCGCAGCGCCGGGCGCGTTCGAAGCTGAAATCGAAATTCACCATTTTTCCGGAGCCGTAATCGATAATGCCGCTGGTGGTGATGTCGGCGCCGCTGCCGACGTAGCTGGACACTGCCGTTACCGAAACCGGCGGGGTGTCGAAAAACAGGCGGGCCGAATGAATGGCATAGCAGCCGATGTCCCAGAGCGCGCCGCCGCCGTTTTCGATGCTTTCGGCCAGACGGTACATGCGCGCCGGGCGCATCATGAAGGAATAAGTGGAGCGCACGGTGCGGATCTCGCCGAACAGTCCGGACCGGATCAGTTCGAGAACCCGCTGATGCTGCGGATGAAAACGATACATGAAGCCTTCCATCACCGTGACCCGATGCCGTCTTGCTGCGGTTTCAATGGCGTCGATGTCGGCTACGGACAGCGCCATCGGCTTCTCGCACAAGACGTGCTTGCCGCGCTCGATCGCACGGAGTGTCCATTCGGCGTGTTCGTGATTGGCCAGAGGCAGATAGACCGCTTCCACTTCCTCGTCGTCCAGCAAGGCTTCGAGGCGGTCGTAGGTTTTGACGTCCGTCTGTCCCGGTCCGTATTTGGCCAGCGTTTCTTCGGCGGCGCCGGGGCGCCGGCTGGCGATGGCCGTCAATTGGGCATTGTCCGCTTCGACAATGGCCGGCAACAGCCGTTCGTTGACCCGTGCGGCACCCAATATGCCCCAGCGTAATTGTGCTCTGTCAGTCATGTAGGCTCTTCCTATCGGGCCATCCGGTAATGGCCCTTGTGGTTCTAGTTCCAGGATGGATGTCAAAATTTGCGTCCGCTGCCCGTCAGGGCAAGCGGGAAGAACGGCGGCTCGGAGTGCACCTGAAGATAATGCTCGTTGCCGACATAAATCTGCCAGGTTTTAAAAACCTGGCAGATTTATGGCAGGAAAACGAGTTCCAGCCATATCCTTATTCGAGATTGGCGTGACGCGTCCGCATTTCTTCTTCGGCAATGCCTTTTTCGTGAATCAGATGCGACACCAAAGCTTCCAGGAAGGAAAGGGTGGACAGTTCAAAAATCGTCCCCATGGGCATGCCCACCACCTTGCCGTACTGATCCGGTTTACCCATCAGCAGGACGGCGTCGGCCATATCGCCGATCGTGGAGCCGCTTTTTGCGGTAATGAGAACAATTTTGGCACCTACTTCCCGGGCTTTTTTGGTAAAGGCGATCAATTGTTCGGTTTCGCCGGAACCGGAAATGATGATCAGAAGATCGCCCTTTTTGATGCTCGGCGTGACGATCTCTCCGACCACGCTGACGTCGTAACCGCTGTGCATCAGCCGCATCGCAAAGAAACGGCAGACCAGGCCCGAACGGCCCGCTCCGGAGACGAAGATTCGCTTGGCCTTGTCCAGCATCTTGGTCAATTGCTCGGGATAGTCGTCTTCGGTTTCGCTTAGAATCGAATGGACTTTGCCCAGGATCATGTTCTGGTGCGGATTGCCGGCCTGGCCCTGGCCGTCGACCAGTTGCTTGATTCGGCGCGCCGCCTCGGCGGGGGAAGGGGCGCCGTAGATGGCGGCACCCACCACGATGATGTCGGCGCCCGACTGCACCACCTGATCGACCGTGGCCTCCTTGATGCCGCCGGCGACCGAGACTCTGACGTTGAGGCCCAGCCGTGCGATGTCCTGCAAATCGGCAAAAGGCGTTTGTCCGGCCGCCTGGGCATCGAGCCCGGTATGGACGCCGACGATATGGGCGCCCAGTTCGGCTGCGGCTTTCGCGCACTCCAGTTTATCCGGCACGTTGATCAGATCGATCTGGGCTTCGGCGCCGTGCGCCTTGGCAGCCTTGATCACGCCGGCGATCGTGGCCAGTCCGGATACGCCCAGAACGGTGCAGATGTCGGCTCCCGCCGCATAGAAAGGCGCGGCCTCGTACTCGCCCGCATCCATCGTCTTGAGGTCGACCAGAATGAGTTTGTTCGGGAACTTGGCTCTGAGCGCCTTGACCAGCTCGATGCCGTTGAATTTGATGCAGGGCGTGCCGATTTCGAAAATGTCGACGTAGGGCGCGGTTTGCTCGGCCAGACTCATGGTTTGATCGAAATCCAGTGAATCCAGCGCTAATTGTATGAGTGGTCTTGCCATAGGAGGTACCCCGAAATGTTATTGTTATCAGTGTTATTGTTATACAGAAAAACCAATGGATAGAACTCTAAATCAGGTTCGAAAGGATGTCAATTTCCCGCCGACGCTTTAGCGCGGCGGACGGCGGATTGGATCCTTTTTCCGGTGTGCATGCCGATAAAGAAAGCCCGGCTAGCGGACAAATCCGGACGGATCCGATAGGAGGCTGTTGCCATGACGGAAGCTCTACCGGACCGATTCCAGAACGCCGGCCATTTGCCGGCTGAAATCGTTCATCAGTTCGCTGAGCGCCTTGACGGAAGCCGCAGGAGAACGATCGGACAAAGGGCGGCTCAGATTGACCAGACCGTGTTTCAGAATACGATGGTCGGTTTCCTTCATGACCGCCCAATTGGCCTCCAGGTTGGCCGCACGGCCGGGCGTGGCGTCGAAACGGACAATGTCCACCAGCAGCCGATAATCGACCCGGCCGTAAGCACTCCACGGATAAGCCTTGATCAGATCCCGCGACAGCAGAATCCCGAGGTTTTCGGTCAAGGTCTGGAGTATGTTGTCTCTTAACGGGGCCGCCCACTGATGCTGTTCGGAAATTTCTATCGAACCTTCCGGGTCTCGGATCACCAGTTGTTTGCGTTCCAGCAGGGCTGCCAGGGTGACGGGACCGACGCCGATGATCCGTTCGGGTTCCTGATTGACGGATGCCGTTCCGGACGCGGTCAGGGGCTCCAGAATATAAAAGCGGGTCGGCGGGGTCGAGGCGCAGGCGGCGACGGCCAGACCGAGGGCATAAGGCAACCAACGCCGGATTAGCGAATGAGCTTTCATTCCGTTCCTTCCTCTTTTTTTCCATGAAGCAGGGTTTCCGGGTGCTGCTCCAGATAATCGGTTAGCTCCTTGACCGAGCCGGCCGCGCGGGTCAACTCCTGCAGCAACCGGTCCAGTTCGTAATGCGTGGTCGAGCCGGGTGCCAGCGAATTCAACACCTGCTCCGTGGAAGTCATCGTCCGGTCGACCTGGCCCAGCGTTGCTTTGGCGCCGGCCATCAGACTGTCCGCCGCCCTGGCGGTTCCCTGGAGCGACGTCAACGTCTTATTGGCTTCCGCGGTCAGAGTTTCCAAAGGCAGTTTGGCCAGTTTGTCCATAATGATCTGGGCGGAATGGGTAAATTGATCGAGCGAACTGGCCGTGGTCGGAAACTCGGGGTAATCCATTTTATTGGCGGTCAGGACGATTTTACTGTCGGGATGGAAATCCAGGTCGACCAGCAACTGGCCGGTCAACAGGCTGCCGGTCTGAAGCTGCGCGCGAAGCCCTTTTTTGATCAACTGGGCAATGATGTCCTCGTGTTTGACGTTCGGCTGATCATTGATCTTTCTGATGCGGTCCGGCTCCAGCTCGACCACCACCGGGATGCGAATGTCCGCTGTTTTTTCGTCCAGTTCCAGATTGATGCTGGTGACCGCGCCGATCGGAATTCCCCGTAACTGCACCGGAGCGCCTTCGGTCAAGCCGCGGACCGAGCCGTTGAAATACATCACGTATTTGAGGGTGTTCCGATAAACGACCTGGGTGGATTGCTCGTAGTTTTCGTACAGCTTGAAGACGCTGTTTTCGGGCTGGATGTCCTTGATGCCGTCCTTGCCCGAGGCACGGAAGGCGATGCCTCCGCTCAGCAAGGAAATCAACGGTCCTGTTCTGACCTTGAAACCCTCGGCGCCGGCGGACAAATCCAGGCCGCTGTCGATCCAGAAACGGGTGTTTTTCCGTACGAACTGATCGTAAGGGGCGTTGATGAAAATAGTCAGCCGGATTGCATCGGAAGTTTCGGTGAACTCGTGACTGAGGACTTCGCCCACCGTGATGCCGTGAAAATTGATCGGCGTTCTAGGTTTCAGAGAGCCGAGGTCGCTGGTTTCCAGGATGAATTGTTTCCCGGGGGTGGCGGTTTTTAGCACCGGAGGCACCGTCAGGCCGGTAAAATGGCGCTCGTCGGGGCCGCTGCCCGGCTTGATTTCGATATAAGCCCCGGACAGGAGCGTGCCGAGCCCGGAGATGCCGCCCAGACTGACCTGGGGACGCACCACCCAAAAGCTGGTGTTCTTTTTCATGTAATCCTGGGCGCTGCGGTTCATGCGCGCGCTGACGCGGATGGTTTTCAAATCGTCGTTGATGGCGATGGCGGTGACTTTGCCGATTTCGACGTCCAGGTAGCGGATTTTGGTCTTGTCCACTTCCAGTCCTTCCGCCGTCGGGAAATCGATCGTAATCAACGGTCCTTTTTCCGATACCGACTTGTAAATCAGCCAGGCGCTGACCAACAGGGCGCAGACGGGCAGCAGCCAGACCAGGGACAGCTCCGGCTTCCTGTTGAGTGTTGCCGTCCCGGCTTCGTAAGAGATTTCTTCCTCGTTCATCATGGGCGTTGCTGATTGTCCCAGATCAGGCGCGGGTCGAAGTTTCTGGCCGCGAACATGGTGAGCACCACGACGGCGGCAAAGGCGGTGGCGGCGGGACCCGCGATAATCTGCGCCACTCCGCCCAGATCGACCAGCGAGACCAAAATGGAAATCATGAAAATATCGAGCATAGACCAGCGTCCGACAAAAGCGATGATGCGATACATGAGCGTCCATAGCCGGGCATTGACCTGCCATCGGTAACGGGCGCACAACACTAACAAGGTGATGCCGACCAGTTTCGACAGCGGCACCAGAATGCTGGCGATCAGCACCAGCAGGGCGATGGGAATCATGTCGCTGTCCATCAACGAAAGAATGCCGCCGAGGATCGTGTGCGGCGCCGCCGAGCCGAACTGGGTGACGCTCATGATCGGGAAAATATTGGCCGGGACATATAAGGCATAAGCGCTGAGCAGAAAAGCCGTGGTCCGGGCCAGGCTGTACCGTATGCGCGCATGCAGAGGGGCGCCGCAGACCGGGCAGGCCGGAGGGTGCGCCGTGCCGCCAGCGGACGGTATCTTACTTAAAAATCCGCAATCGTGGCAGCGGATCAGCCCCTGCGCCCATGCCGTTTTCATCGACGGAGAGTGAAATCGCCGAGCAGCTCATCGATGCGCCGCCAGAACAATACTTTATCGAGACTGCTCGCCAGCAGGCTGGTAACGATCAGCAAACCGATGAAGGCATACAGGCCGAAACCGAATCGCAATTCCGCCATGTCCGACAGTTTTACCACGGCCACAATGATGCCCAGCATATAGACTTCAAGCATGGCCCATTCGTCCAGATGCTGGAGCGTACGCATCCACAGAGGTAGGCGCCGGTCGGGCCGGTCGAAAAAAAGATGAGCGCTGATCAGCAAGGACAAAGCGATGTTCAGCGCCGGAAACAGGATGCTCGACAACAGGACCAGCAAGGCCACTCCCCACATGTTTTCGGCCATCAGCGAAACAACGCCCGAAAACAGAACGCCGTCTCGGGTGTTGCCCAGCACCTGAATGCCCACCAGAGGCAGAAAATTGGCCGGAAAAAACAGCGCCAGGCCGGCGATCGACAAGGCAAGGGTGCGCTCGACGCTGTTTTTCCGGGGACGTTCCAGGAGCAAGCCGCAGCGAGGGCAGTGCGCTTTTTCGCCGATTTCGGGAAGCGCCGGGTAGAGCAGCGCATCGCATTCGGGGCAGGCTTCCAGGCGGATTCGACGCAACATCATTCGGATCAAGACGGCAGACGACAGGAAATGGCGAGAACTTTTTCAGTCCGGCTCCTGCGTGGCTTCGCGTCATCCTACCATTGAGACTCGCCGGTTTCCGGATCGTACATTTCGTGGACGATTTTATGGCGGTTGGCGATGAGTTCTTCAATCGTGGGCGAATTGCTCATCGCGCGCGAGATGGCGAGTTTCATCGCTTCGTAATTGGTGCGGTACAGGTCCTTGCGGTCGAGATCGGGATTGGTCGCGCACTCGGGAGCGATCCAGATCATCGCAATGATGCACAAATCGTTCGCCTCGGCGGCCGGAATCACACCCTCGATTACGCTGTCGAGCACGGCATCGGCCACGGCCGATTGCACCGGTCCTCCCAACAGATTGACGTAAGCCGACGATTTGATGGTGACTTTGGGCACCATGATCGTCGCCGGCCGCACTTGTTGGTTGCAGGCCCGGATGGCGAACATGCGGGTGTGCCCTTCGGTCTGGCCCATCAGGTTGGCGAAAGCATGGCCGGCGGGTCCCTTGACGCTGCCGATCAGGATCTCCGGCATGGCGTCCGTCCCCTGGCCCTCGCTTGAAAATACCGTGGCTTCGCCGGTTTTAAACCATATTTTTTCTGACATCGGAAGTCCCCTGTGTTTAAAGAAATCGAAAACGGGTCATTCTATGACTATTGGGCCACAGCGGCAATAGCCAACTTCAAATGGCCCGGACGTCCGTCCCGGCCGGCCATTGATAGAAACAATCGAACTGCCGGCTTATGGTAATATGGTCCGTTTTCGACTTCATTCGCGCCGCCGGCCCTT from Methylosarcina fibrata AML-C10 harbors:
- a CDS encoding paraquat-inducible protein A produces the protein MKTAWAQGLIRCHDCGFLSKIPSAGGTAHPPACPVCGAPLHARIRYSLARTTAFLLSAYALYVPANIFPIMSVTQFGSAAPHTILGGILSLMDSDMIPIALLVLIASILVPLSKLVGITLLVLCARYRWQVNARLWTLMYRIIAFVGRWSMLDIFMISILVSLVDLGGVAQIIAGPAATAFAAVVVLTMFAARNFDPRLIWDNQQRP
- a CDS encoding paraquat-inducible protein A; amino-acid sequence: MMLRRIRLEACPECDALLYPALPEIGEKAHCPRCGLLLERPRKNSVERTLALSIAGLALFFPANFLPLVGIQVLGNTRDGVLFSGVVSLMAENMWGVALLVLLSSILFPALNIALSLLISAHLFFDRPDRRLPLWMRTLQHLDEWAMLEVYMLGIIVAVVKLSDMAELRFGFGLYAFIGLLIVTSLLASSLDKVLFWRRIDELLGDFTLRR
- the fae gene encoding formaldehyde-activating enzyme; this translates as MSEKIWFKTGEATVFSSEGQGTDAMPEILIGSVKGPAGHAFANLMGQTEGHTRMFAIRACNQQVRPATIMVPKVTIKSSAYVNLLGGPVQSAVADAVLDSVIEGVIPAAEANDLCIIAMIWIAPECATNPDLDRKDLYRTNYEAMKLAISRAMSNSPTIEELIANRHKIVHEMYDPETGESQW